A genomic segment from Kyrpidia tusciae DSM 2912 encodes:
- the mutM gene encoding bifunctional DNA-formamidopyrimidine glycosylase/DNA-(apurinic or apyrimidinic site) lyase has product MPEWPEVEQIRRELAVLEGSRIAGVTVLCERTIRTPADPEEFAARLAGETWQEIGRRGKYLLFHGLRWTLISHLRMEGRYRLVEAKTPVDEYTRVIFHLEDGKDLRYRDVRKFGTMDAVERRQWEVFPPIASLGPEPFDPQLTPEVLRRRLSGKGRIKGLLLNQRVIAGLGNIYVDEVLFRTGIHPERPGRSLTPAEAERLLAQMRALLQEALVAGGATVRSYVRSDGRPGLMQEHLFVYGRTGQPCRVCGHSIERRVVAGRGTHICPVCQPEGGIEADGTGREAEARGGDKPAPRGMGA; this is encoded by the coding sequence ATGCCGGAATGGCCCGAGGTGGAGCAGATTCGGCGAGAACTGGCTGTTTTGGAGGGGAGTCGAATCGCCGGCGTGACGGTGTTGTGCGAGCGCACGATCCGCACACCGGCGGATCCGGAGGAATTTGCCGCCCGCCTTGCCGGAGAGACCTGGCAGGAGATCGGCCGGCGGGGAAAGTATTTATTGTTTCATGGGCTGAGGTGGACGCTGATTTCGCACCTTCGGATGGAGGGGCGGTATCGACTGGTGGAGGCCAAAACGCCGGTGGATGAGTACACCCGGGTCATTTTTCATCTGGAGGACGGCAAGGATCTTCGCTACCGGGATGTTCGCAAATTCGGGACGATGGACGCGGTGGAGCGCCGGCAGTGGGAAGTGTTTCCACCCATTGCTTCCCTGGGTCCCGAACCCTTCGATCCGCAGCTGACTCCGGAGGTTTTGCGGCGGCGCCTGTCCGGAAAGGGGCGCATCAAGGGGCTTCTGCTCAATCAGAGAGTGATCGCGGGGCTCGGAAATATCTATGTGGACGAAGTGTTGTTTCGGACGGGTATTCATCCGGAACGCCCGGGACGGTCGTTGACCCCGGCCGAAGCCGAAAGATTGCTCGCCCAGATGCGCGCCTTGCTTCAGGAGGCCCTGGTGGCGGGCGGGGCAACGGTGCGCTCCTACGTGCGCAGCGACGGCAGGCCGGGGTTGATGCAAGAGCACCTGTTCGTGTACGGGCGGACCGGGCAGCCCTGCCGGGTATGCGGCCATTCCATTGAGCGGAGGGTGGTGGCCGGGCGGGGCACGCATATTTGCCCCGTCTGCCAGCCTGAGGGCGGGATTGAAGCGGATGGGACGGGACGGGAGGCAGAAGCCCGGGGTGGTGATAAACCGGCACCAAGGGGGATGGGCGCGTGA
- a CDS encoding QcrA and Rieske domain-containing protein, with the protein MEKNDQQHMAKPEGKNELTRRQFLSYALGGTGAFMAAAIGAPLLTFGLAPLKTSGSSNMVGTGHKVSEFNGQDPKLISFNLHVNDGWNSKDVQKQAYVIQQGDKLLVMSPICTHLGCLVSKAPPQWSQGGKWYFHCPCHNSLFDKYGVQSPDSPATRPLDLYTYDVRNGELFVSGQMMKRG; encoded by the coding sequence TTGGAGAAAAACGATCAGCAACACATGGCGAAGCCCGAAGGGAAAAACGAACTTACCCGCCGCCAATTCTTGAGTTACGCCCTCGGCGGCACCGGGGCGTTTATGGCCGCCGCCATCGGTGCGCCGTTGTTGACTTTCGGTCTGGCGCCCCTCAAGACCTCCGGTTCTTCCAACATGGTAGGCACCGGGCACAAGGTCAGCGAATTTAACGGCCAAGACCCCAAACTTATCTCTTTTAACCTCCACGTCAACGACGGGTGGAACTCCAAGGACGTCCAGAAGCAAGCGTACGTGATTCAACAAGGCGACAAGCTGCTGGTGATGTCTCCGATTTGCACCCACCTGGGCTGCCTGGTCAGCAAGGCGCCTCCCCAATGGAGCCAGGGCGGCAAGTGGTATTTTCACTGCCCCTGCCACAACAGCTTGTTCGACAAGTACGGCGTTCAAAGCCCGGACTCTCCGGCGACCCGGCCCCTGGATCTCTACACGTATGACGTCCGCAACGGTGAACTGTTCGTGTCCGGCCAAATGATGAAACGGGGTTAA
- the polA gene encoding DNA polymerase I codes for MPESGAKLLLIDGNSILYRAFFALPLLSNAEGKHTNAVYGFAMMLLRLLQEERPTHVAVAFDVGKETFRHEFYADYKGTREKTPDELSEQFPMAREMLGAMGIPVLEAEGYEADDLIGTMSREAEADGVQVVVLTGDKDLLQLVSSHVTAVLTRRGIREVERYQPADVEKRFGLRPEQIVDLKGLMGDTSDNIPGVPGVGERTAAKLLQAYGNVEGVYQHLNEVSGKLQGRLAEHRDQAFLSKRLARIHREVPLERRWEDLRWVPAPAREVRTALQKLGFRSLLERIGEVFPEDADGAEGTPDRALGAGVGVGGTLDPGRVQIEEWGDAPTTGRVGVRGLFLDLEGGYQFGTPRGVGVAEGERVRYLLCGEDSSWAEGLTQMLREPGLTVLYDIKSWKVLADRLGFTLPGDAFDVLLAAYLINPQDGHPDLTEVFERYLGVSVPPLEGRGSPQGEERQRWWALYAAALAGVYPALKRDLEIRGLWPLYHNLELPLSFVLAKMERTGVRVDATRLRSLGETFSTEIARLEEEIYKLAGTTFNLNSPKQLAEILFDKLGLPPQKKTKTGYSTGADVLEKLAPYHEIVQRILDWRQLIKLQSTYIEGLLKVIRPETGKIHTCFQQAVTATGRLSSTDPNLQNIPVRVEEGRRLRQAFIPSESGWKIVSADYSQIELRVLAHFSKDPALVQAFRDDLDIHARTAAEVFEVPQEQVTPGMRRQAKAVNFGIVYGISDYGLSQNLGIPRKEAAEFIARYFAKFPRVKSYMEETVAAARKNGFVTTLLGRRRYLPDIHSSNYNLRSFAERTAMNTPIQGSAADIIKRAMVEVDRRLTEGDFRAKMLLQVHDELVFEVPPEEVGALQDMVKQAMESAVSLDVPLKVDIHAGDNWYEAK; via the coding sequence TTGCCGGAATCTGGTGCGAAACTTTTACTGATCGACGGGAATAGCATTTTGTACCGAGCTTTTTTTGCCCTCCCTCTCCTTTCCAACGCCGAAGGGAAACATACCAACGCCGTGTACGGTTTTGCGATGATGTTACTCCGGCTGTTGCAGGAAGAGCGGCCCACCCACGTGGCGGTGGCTTTCGACGTCGGCAAGGAGACATTCCGGCACGAGTTCTACGCAGATTACAAAGGCACCCGGGAGAAGACCCCGGATGAGTTGTCCGAGCAGTTTCCCATGGCCCGGGAGATGCTCGGGGCCATGGGCATTCCCGTGCTGGAGGCGGAAGGGTACGAAGCGGACGACCTGATCGGAACGATGAGCCGGGAGGCGGAGGCGGACGGGGTTCAAGTGGTGGTCCTCACCGGGGACAAAGATTTGCTGCAACTGGTCTCTTCCCACGTCACTGCCGTTTTAACCCGTCGAGGGATCCGAGAGGTGGAGCGCTACCAACCCGCCGATGTGGAAAAGCGGTTCGGACTTCGCCCGGAGCAGATCGTCGACCTGAAGGGTCTGATGGGGGATACTTCGGACAATATCCCTGGGGTGCCAGGTGTCGGTGAGCGGACGGCGGCGAAACTGTTGCAGGCCTACGGGAATGTGGAGGGGGTCTATCAACACCTGAACGAGGTGTCCGGGAAGTTACAGGGGCGCTTGGCCGAACATCGAGATCAAGCGTTTTTGTCCAAGCGCCTGGCCCGGATTCATCGGGAGGTGCCCCTGGAGCGCCGGTGGGAGGATCTGCGCTGGGTGCCCGCCCCGGCCCGGGAGGTGCGAACGGCCCTTCAAAAGCTGGGGTTTCGATCTCTTCTGGAGCGAATCGGCGAAGTGTTCCCAGAGGACGCGGACGGGGCAGAAGGGACGCCAGATCGCGCCCTGGGAGCCGGGGTGGGTGTGGGCGGAACCTTGGACCCCGGGCGGGTTCAGATTGAAGAGTGGGGGGACGCTCCTACAACCGGGCGGGTGGGTGTCCGGGGCCTGTTTCTTGATCTGGAAGGCGGGTACCAATTCGGCACCCCCCGGGGGGTCGGAGTGGCGGAGGGGGAGCGGGTCCGATACCTGCTTTGTGGAGAGGACAGCAGCTGGGCCGAGGGATTGACCCAGATGCTCAGGGAGCCGGGGCTGACCGTCCTTTACGATATCAAGTCGTGGAAAGTGCTGGCTGACCGGCTGGGCTTCACTCTGCCCGGGGACGCCTTTGATGTGCTTTTGGCGGCTTACCTCATCAACCCCCAGGATGGTCACCCGGACTTAACCGAAGTGTTCGAACGCTATCTCGGCGTATCGGTTCCGCCTCTTGAAGGCCGGGGGTCTCCCCAGGGCGAAGAGCGACAAAGATGGTGGGCCCTTTACGCGGCCGCTTTGGCCGGGGTCTACCCAGCGTTGAAACGGGACCTAGAGATCCGGGGATTGTGGCCGCTCTATCACAATTTAGAACTGCCGCTCAGTTTTGTTCTCGCGAAGATGGAGCGGACCGGCGTGCGGGTGGATGCGACTCGTCTTCGGAGTCTGGGTGAGACCTTTTCCACCGAGATCGCCCGGTTAGAAGAGGAAATTTATAAACTGGCCGGGACGACCTTTAACTTAAACAGCCCGAAGCAACTGGCGGAGATTCTTTTTGATAAACTTGGGCTTCCGCCGCAGAAAAAGACGAAGACGGGGTATTCCACCGGGGCGGATGTCCTCGAAAAGCTCGCCCCGTATCACGAAATTGTCCAGAGGATCTTGGATTGGCGCCAGTTGATCAAGCTGCAGTCCACTTATATCGAAGGCCTGCTCAAAGTCATCCGACCGGAGACCGGCAAGATCCACACCTGCTTTCAACAGGCGGTCACCGCCACCGGGCGGCTGTCCAGCACCGATCCAAACCTCCAGAACATCCCCGTTCGCGTCGAGGAGGGCAGGCGTTTACGCCAGGCCTTCATACCCTCCGAGTCGGGATGGAAAATTGTATCTGCTGATTACTCCCAGATCGAGTTGAGGGTGTTGGCTCACTTTTCGAAGGATCCGGCCCTTGTCCAGGCTTTTCGGGATGATTTGGACATCCACGCCAGGACGGCCGCCGAGGTCTTCGAAGTGCCTCAGGAACAGGTCACTCCCGGGATGCGCCGCCAGGCGAAGGCGGTGAATTTTGGAATCGTGTATGGGATCAGTGACTACGGGTTGTCCCAGAATTTAGGTATCCCTCGGAAAGAAGCGGCGGAATTCATCGCCCGGTATTTTGCCAAATTTCCCCGGGTGAAATCCTACATGGAAGAAACGGTGGCCGCCGCCCGGAAGAACGGTTTTGTGACGACCTTGTTGGGTCGCCGCAGGTACCTGCCGGATATCCACTCCTCGAACTATAACCTGCGAAGCTTTGCCGAACGGACGGCGATGAACACCCCGATCCAGGGAAGTGCCGCGGATATCATTAAGCGGGCGATGGTGGAGGTGGACCGGCGGCTGACCGAAGGGGATTTTCGCGCGAAGATGTTGTTGCAAGTCCACGATGAGCTCGTGTTTGAAGTGCCTCCGGAGGAGGTTGGGGCCCTCCAGGATATGGTGAAACAAGCCATGGAATCGGCGGTGTCGCTGGATGTCCCTCTCAAAGTGGACATTCACGCGGGAGACAACTGGTATGAGGCAAAGTGA
- a CDS encoding peptide ABC transporter substrate-binding protein, whose protein sequence is MGNFWPNLRRWWSIGVQRWGKGWLVTLAGLAAIGGTGAGLWSWHLGTPPDPDQKLVMWLGDEPAPLDPGSTGDQWAMDLLGAVEEGLMRQGQGGTLDPGLAERVEVSPDHTRFVFHLRRAAWSDGVPLRAEDFRYAWLRVLDPATHSPWARLLYPVQGAKAYAEGKGGADQVAVKTLDDRTLEVKTTRPTPYFPSLTAEPALYPVRKDVVEKYRKEFGTGPGKMVFIGPFRMSSWDRDRQVTLAKNPTYWDARHVHLTSVTFKIVKELGQRISLYETGGLDQTGVAGSWLDRWKGKPDPVAVPEDSVFFLVFNPERYQAFANKNIRLALSYALDRRDYVRRLWSGAAEPAYGLVPPSIPGRTKSFRQENGDLFVDNRPDAARALLRNGLQELHLNALPPLTFLSDNSAPSVAAAKWLRDQWKTKLGIDVRIDEVPAAERLHRQRTGDYQVAVAGWGADYNDASAFLKLWVSDSPDNLVHYHNPDYDRLIAAAEASTDPAGRAEELEQAERILFQDMPVAPLFFRERVWLQKPFVKHIVYPPVGLDWDLKQAYVEKRP, encoded by the coding sequence ATGGGAAATTTTTGGCCGAATCTGCGGCGATGGTGGTCGATAGGGGTTCAAAGGTGGGGAAAAGGATGGCTCGTCACCTTGGCGGGTCTGGCGGCCATTGGAGGGACCGGAGCCGGGCTCTGGAGCTGGCACTTGGGAACACCACCCGATCCGGATCAGAAGCTCGTGATGTGGCTGGGGGACGAGCCGGCGCCCTTGGATCCCGGGTCCACCGGCGACCAGTGGGCGATGGATTTGTTGGGGGCGGTGGAAGAAGGACTCATGCGTCAGGGGCAAGGGGGCACTCTCGACCCCGGGTTGGCGGAGCGGGTGGAGGTTTCGCCGGATCACACGCGGTTTGTGTTTCACCTGCGGCGCGCTGCGTGGAGCGACGGTGTGCCCCTTCGGGCCGAGGATTTTCGCTACGCTTGGTTGCGGGTTTTGGACCCGGCGACCCATTCGCCCTGGGCCAGACTGTTGTATCCGGTCCAAGGGGCCAAGGCCTACGCCGAGGGCAAAGGCGGGGCCGACCAGGTGGCGGTGAAAACCCTGGATGACCGCACCCTCGAGGTAAAGACCACTCGGCCCACACCGTATTTTCCCTCACTCACGGCTGAACCCGCCCTTTATCCCGTGCGCAAAGATGTTGTAGAAAAATACAGAAAGGAGTTCGGGACAGGCCCCGGGAAGATGGTGTTCATCGGACCGTTCCGGATGTCTTCCTGGGACCGCGACCGCCAGGTCACACTGGCCAAAAATCCGACGTACTGGGATGCCCGGCATGTCCACTTGACCTCAGTGACCTTTAAGATCGTGAAAGAACTCGGGCAGCGAATCTCTCTGTACGAAACCGGGGGACTCGATCAAACCGGAGTGGCGGGATCGTGGCTCGACCGGTGGAAAGGGAAGCCGGACCCGGTGGCGGTACCTGAAGACAGTGTATTTTTCCTAGTGTTCAATCCGGAGCGATACCAGGCTTTTGCCAACAAAAACATCCGGTTGGCGTTGTCCTACGCCCTGGACCGCAGGGATTACGTGCGTCGCTTGTGGAGCGGAGCGGCAGAGCCGGCCTACGGCCTGGTCCCCCCGTCGATTCCCGGACGTACAAAATCTTTCCGGCAGGAAAACGGCGACCTTTTTGTGGACAATCGTCCGGATGCGGCCCGGGCGCTCCTTCGCAACGGTCTTCAGGAGTTGCATCTGAACGCTCTGCCCCCGCTTACCTTTCTCTCCGACAACTCTGCGCCCTCGGTGGCGGCGGCCAAGTGGTTGCGGGACCAGTGGAAGACAAAGTTGGGGATTGATGTGCGGATCGATGAAGTGCCTGCGGCCGAGCGGTTGCATCGACAGAGAACCGGGGATTATCAAGTCGCCGTGGCCGGTTGGGGGGCGGATTATAACGACGCTTCGGCATTTCTCAAACTTTGGGTGAGTGATAGCCCGGATAATCTCGTTCATTATCACAACCCGGACTACGATCGCCTCATCGCCGCGGCTGAGGCCTCGACAGATCCCGCAGGCCGGGCCGAGGAGCTGGAACAGGCCGAGCGGATTCTGTTTCAGGACATGCCCGTAGCCCCGCTCTTTTTTCGCGAACGGGTGTGGTTGCAGAAACCTTTTGTGAAACATATCGTGTATCCCCCGGTGGGGCTGGACTGGGATCTGAAACAAGCCTATGTGGAAAAGCGTCCATAA
- the mdh gene encoding malate dehydrogenase: MMIRRKKITVVGAGFTGATTALLAAVKELGDIVLVDIPKLENPTKGKALDMMEASPVEGFDANIVGTSNYEDTKDSDLVIITAGIARKPGMSRDDLVTTNAGIVKSVTEQVVKYSPNCVIIVLSNPVDAMTYVAYKTSGFPKERVIGQSGVLDTARFRTFVAMELGVSVEDVTGFVLGGHGDDMVPLVRYSYAGGIPIETLIPKDKIDAIVERTRKGGGEIVNLLGNGSAYYAPAASLVQMAEAVLKDKKRILPAIAYLEGEYGYRDLYLGVPVLLGGKGIEKVFEIDLTPEEKAALDKSAASVQKVMGVLGSLV, encoded by the coding sequence TTGATGATTCGCCGGAAAAAGATCACCGTCGTCGGCGCCGGGTTCACCGGTGCCACCACCGCATTGTTGGCTGCAGTCAAGGAGCTTGGCGATATCGTCCTGGTGGATATTCCGAAGCTTGAGAACCCCACCAAGGGCAAGGCCCTGGACATGATGGAGGCCAGTCCGGTCGAAGGCTTTGATGCCAACATCGTCGGGACCAGCAATTACGAGGATACGAAGGACTCCGATCTGGTGATCATCACCGCCGGTATCGCCCGCAAGCCGGGAATGAGCCGGGACGATCTGGTTACCACGAATGCCGGGATTGTGAAATCGGTCACCGAGCAGGTCGTCAAGTACTCCCCGAACTGCGTCATCATCGTCCTGTCGAACCCGGTGGATGCCATGACCTATGTGGCCTACAAGACTTCCGGGTTTCCGAAAGAGCGGGTGATCGGCCAGTCGGGTGTGCTTGATACCGCCCGTTTCCGGACCTTTGTGGCGATGGAGTTAGGGGTGTCTGTGGAAGATGTCACCGGGTTCGTACTGGGCGGACACGGGGATGACATGGTGCCCTTGGTGCGTTACTCCTATGCCGGCGGCATTCCCATCGAGACGCTGATTCCCAAGGATAAGATCGATGCCATCGTCGAGCGGACCCGCAAAGGAGGCGGGGAGATCGTGAACCTTCTCGGTAACGGAAGTGCTTATTACGCTCCCGCTGCTTCCTTGGTCCAAATGGCCGAAGCAGTATTGAAAGACAAGAAGCGGATTCTGCCGGCCATCGCTTACTTGGAAGGAGAGTACGGATATCGGGATCTGTATTTGGGCGTGCCGGTGCTCCTCGGGGGCAAGGGAATCGAGAAGGTCTTCGAGATTGACCTGACTCCCGAGGAGAAAGCCGCCCTCGATAAATCTGCCGCTTCCGTTCAAAAAGTCATGGGGGTTCTGGGCAGCCTCGTCTGA
- the icd gene encoding NADP-dependent isocitrate dehydrogenase — MAKFEKLTPPGEGERIVVREGSLSVPDRPIIPFIEGDGTGPDIWRASQRVFDAAVDKAYGGKRKIVWLEVYAGEKAYHTFGEWLPPDTLTAFREYIVGIKGPLTTPVGGGIRSLNVALRQELDLYVCQRPVRYFDGVPSPVKRPELVDMVIFRENSEDIYAGIEWEEGTPEVRTVIEFLQNQMGVKKIRFPETSGIGIKPVSRQGTERLVRAAIDYALKNGRRSVTLVHKGNIMKFTEGAFKNWGYELAEREYGDRVFTWAQYDRIKAQSGVEEASRVQAEAEAAGRLVVKDVIADAFLQQILTRPAEYDVIATLNLNGDYISDALAAQVGGIGIAPGANINYETGHAVFEATHGTAPKYAGLDKVNPGSVILSGVMMLEYMGWKEAAALIVKAMEKTIRERVVTYDFARLMTGAKEVKTSEFATALIGNME, encoded by the coding sequence ATGGCAAAGTTTGAAAAGCTGACACCGCCCGGCGAAGGTGAGCGGATCGTCGTGCGGGAGGGGTCATTGTCCGTTCCCGACCGCCCGATCATCCCCTTTATTGAGGGCGATGGGACAGGGCCGGACATTTGGAGGGCCTCCCAGCGCGTGTTCGACGCGGCGGTGGACAAGGCCTACGGAGGCAAGCGGAAGATCGTTTGGTTAGAAGTGTACGCCGGTGAAAAGGCCTATCACACCTTCGGGGAGTGGCTCCCCCCGGACACCCTGACCGCCTTTCGCGAATACATCGTGGGGATCAAAGGGCCTCTGACAACACCCGTGGGCGGTGGGATTCGCTCATTGAATGTCGCCCTCCGGCAGGAGTTGGACTTATATGTGTGCCAGCGGCCGGTTCGGTATTTTGATGGCGTCCCCTCTCCGGTGAAGCGCCCAGAGTTGGTGGACATGGTCATTTTCCGGGAAAATTCCGAGGATATTTACGCGGGGATCGAATGGGAGGAAGGGACTCCGGAGGTCCGCACGGTCATCGAGTTTCTGCAGAATCAGATGGGCGTGAAAAAGATTCGCTTCCCCGAGACCTCGGGCATCGGCATCAAACCGGTATCCAGGCAGGGAACCGAGCGGCTGGTGCGGGCAGCCATCGACTACGCCCTGAAAAATGGCCGTCGGAGCGTGACGTTAGTCCACAAGGGAAATATTATGAAGTTCACCGAAGGCGCTTTTAAGAATTGGGGCTACGAGTTGGCCGAGCGGGAGTACGGGGATCGGGTGTTTACCTGGGCGCAGTATGACCGGATCAAAGCCCAGAGCGGCGTGGAAGAGGCGAGCCGGGTTCAGGCCGAAGCGGAAGCGGCCGGCAGGTTGGTGGTTAAGGACGTGATCGCCGACGCCTTCCTGCAGCAGATTCTGACTCGGCCCGCGGAGTACGACGTGATCGCCACCTTGAATCTCAACGGGGATTACATTTCTGACGCTTTGGCGGCCCAGGTCGGGGGCATCGGCATCGCCCCGGGGGCCAACATCAACTACGAAACCGGACACGCTGTGTTTGAGGCGACCCATGGCACGGCGCCGAAATATGCCGGTCTGGACAAGGTCAACCCCGGATCGGTGATCCTCTCCGGCGTCATGATGTTGGAGTATATGGGCTGGAAGGAAGCGGCCGCCCTTATCGTCAAGGCCATGGAGAAAACCATTCGCGAACGGGTGGTCACCTATGATTTCGCCCGGTTGATGACCGGGGCGAAAGAGGTCAAAACCTCGGAGTTCGCCACCGCCCTGATTGGCAATATGGAATAA
- the pyk gene encoding pyruvate kinase: MRRTKIVCTVGPASESPEVLEALIEAGLDVARLNFSHGTHEEHALRIARIREASAKIGKRVALMLDIKGPKIRTGRIRGGQVELKDGAELILTTESVEGTAERISVSYAGLPEDVSPGSVIRIDDGLIGLKVIEVHGGEIRCRVTNGGILRDHKGINAPGVKLRLPGVTEKDVADIRFGIAQGVDMIAASFVRKAGDVLEIRRLLEEAGVHMDIIAKIEAQEALDALEEILGVSDGLMVARGDLGVEIATEEVPLWQKRMIELCNRAGKPVITATQMLDSMQRNPRPTRAEASDVANAIFDGTDAIMLSGETAAGKYPVESVKTMARIAERAEEALWAFRRTEVHKPQGTVTDAISYAVAALADDLKAAAVLTSTQSGLTARRVSKYRPRCPIVAVTPREDVARRLALCWGVYPTVARTTKSTDEMLEVAIDAALETGIVKHGDLVVITAGVPVGQPGTTNLLKVHTIGDVAARGQGIGRGAVTGRAVVVRRVEDAARVRAGDVVVTVATDADLMSALERAAAIIAEEGGLTSHAAVVGLSLGIPVVVGVERATETLRDGEVVTVDAELGLIYRGRARVL, from the coding sequence GTGCGTCGCACAAAGATCGTCTGCACCGTCGGCCCAGCCAGTGAGTCGCCCGAAGTGCTCGAAGCTTTGATCGAGGCGGGCCTCGATGTGGCCCGACTGAATTTTTCCCATGGCACCCACGAAGAACACGCCTTGAGGATTGCCCGCATCCGGGAGGCATCGGCCAAAATCGGCAAACGCGTGGCCTTGATGTTGGACATCAAAGGCCCGAAAATCCGCACCGGTCGGATACGGGGGGGACAAGTGGAGCTCAAGGACGGGGCCGAGCTGATCCTCACCACCGAATCGGTGGAGGGGACGGCCGAGCGGATCTCTGTCAGCTATGCCGGCCTCCCCGAGGACGTTTCCCCGGGGTCGGTCATTCGCATCGACGATGGGCTGATCGGATTGAAAGTGATCGAAGTGCATGGTGGAGAGATCCGCTGCCGGGTGACCAACGGCGGGATTCTCCGAGATCATAAAGGGATTAACGCCCCAGGGGTGAAACTTCGGCTGCCCGGGGTGACCGAGAAAGATGTGGCCGATATCCGTTTCGGCATTGCCCAGGGGGTGGACATGATCGCCGCCTCTTTCGTGCGAAAGGCCGGGGATGTATTGGAGATCCGCCGTCTGCTTGAAGAAGCCGGGGTCCACATGGACATCATTGCAAAAATCGAGGCCCAGGAAGCCCTCGACGCCTTGGAAGAGATCTTGGGGGTCTCGGACGGTCTTATGGTGGCCCGGGGAGACTTGGGGGTGGAAATTGCCACGGAAGAGGTGCCCCTGTGGCAAAAGCGGATGATTGAATTGTGTAACCGGGCGGGCAAGCCTGTGATCACGGCCACCCAGATGCTGGATTCGATGCAGCGCAATCCCCGGCCCACCCGGGCTGAAGCCAGTGACGTCGCCAACGCGATTTTTGACGGCACCGATGCGATTATGCTCTCCGGCGAGACCGCCGCGGGCAAATATCCAGTGGAATCGGTGAAGACCATGGCCCGAATCGCCGAGCGGGCCGAAGAGGCCTTGTGGGCGTTTCGAAGGACCGAAGTCCACAAACCCCAGGGAACGGTTACCGATGCCATCAGTTATGCCGTTGCCGCGTTGGCGGACGACCTCAAGGCGGCGGCAGTCCTGACATCCACCCAGTCGGGACTCACGGCCCGCCGGGTATCGAAATACCGTCCCCGGTGTCCGATCGTGGCGGTGACTCCCCGGGAGGACGTCGCCCGGCGCTTGGCGCTGTGCTGGGGCGTATACCCCACGGTGGCCCGGACGACGAAAAGTACCGACGAAATGTTGGAAGTCGCCATTGATGCCGCCCTGGAAACGGGAATTGTGAAACACGGAGATCTCGTGGTGATCACCGCCGGCGTCCCCGTGGGTCAGCCGGGAACCACCAATCTGCTAAAAGTACATACCATCGGCGACGTGGCAGCCCGTGGGCAGGGGATTGGCCGAGGAGCGGTCACCGGGCGGGCGGTGGTGGTGCGGCGGGTGGAGGATGCCGCCCGGGTGAGGGCCGGAGATGTGGTGGTGACGGTGGCCACCGATGCGGACCTTATGAGCGCCCTGGAGAGGGCGGCGGCCATCATTGCCGAGGAAGGGGGTCTGACCTCTCACGCCGCAGTGGTGGGGTTGTCCTTGGGTATCCCGGTGGTGGTGGGGGTGGAGCGAGCGACCGAAACGCTCCGGGATGGCGAAGTGGTGACGGTGGATGCCGAACTCGGTTTGATCTATCGCGGCCGGGCGAGAGTTTTGTAA
- the pfkA gene encoding 6-phosphofructokinase: MQTIGVLTSGGDAPGMNAAIRAVVRMGIYRGLKVVGIRKGYSGLLAGDFVDMDLGSVADIIHRGGTILQTARCEAFKTEEGQRHAVEKLTARGIEGVVVIGGDGSFRGAVELAKRGIATVGVPGTIDNDIAGTDTTIGFDTAVNTVIEAVDKIRDTATSHERTFLVEVMGRRAGDIALSAGLACGAETILIPEEEYSIDEIVERLERSFKRGKRHSILVVAEGVGSAMAIADKIRERIGWEMRVTVLGHIQRGGSPTAADRVLASRMGAMAVELLLQGHSAKMVGIQNRRLVAIDMEDAVARPHRPDLGLFDLARILAI; the protein is encoded by the coding sequence GTGCAGACCATCGGAGTGCTGACCAGTGGTGGGGATGCTCCTGGGATGAACGCGGCCATCCGGGCGGTGGTTCGGATGGGTATTTACCGGGGACTGAAGGTGGTGGGAATCCGGAAAGGGTACAGTGGGCTGTTGGCGGGGGATTTTGTGGACATGGACCTGGGGTCGGTGGCGGACATCATTCACCGGGGGGGAACAATTCTACAGACGGCCCGGTGTGAGGCGTTCAAAACTGAGGAAGGCCAACGTCATGCTGTGGAAAAACTTACCGCCCGGGGCATTGAAGGGGTGGTGGTGATTGGGGGTGATGGGTCTTTTCGGGGAGCCGTGGAACTGGCGAAAAGGGGAATCGCCACGGTGGGCGTTCCGGGAACCATCGACAACGACATCGCAGGAACGGACACGACCATCGGTTTTGACACGGCGGTGAACACGGTGATCGAAGCGGTGGACAAAATCCGCGATACCGCCACCTCCCACGAACGGACTTTTCTTGTGGAAGTCATGGGCCGCCGGGCCGGCGATATCGCACTCAGCGCCGGGCTCGCCTGCGGGGCGGAGACGATACTCATTCCCGAAGAAGAGTATTCGATCGATGAAATCGTGGAGCGCCTCGAGCGCAGTTTTAAGCGAGGAAAGCGGCACAGTATCCTGGTGGTGGCGGAAGGCGTGGGGAGCGCCATGGCTATCGCCGATAAAATCCGGGAGCGAATCGGTTGGGAGATGCGGGTCACCGTGCTTGGACACATTCAACGGGGCGGGTCCCCCACAGCGGCCGACCGGGTGTTGGCCAGCCGGATGGGAGCCATGGCGGTGGAACTTCTCTTGCAAGGCCACAGCGCCAAAATGGTGGGCATCCAAAACCGCCGCCTGGTGGCGATAGACATGGAAGACGCGGTGGCGCGTCCCCATCGGCCGGATCTCGGTCTCTTCGACCTCGCCCGCATACTTGCGATCTAA